From one Mobula hypostoma chromosome 28, sMobHyp1.1, whole genome shotgun sequence genomic stretch:
- the LOC134338980 gene encoding probable G-protein coupled receptor 139: MTHQSARIPTLDPPVSRAMRSRPSKGELSSQTEPEACRITASRETPRARPIPAKSRSQCVTPVNLMAIVILCREKCGLCKCITRYLVAMASADLLGVIIGVILERINHIYVFARFLFISPICATSLVFRLAAMDCSVWLTVAFTFDRCIAICSQKLRERFCAERTATTVVVIVGVGSCLRCSPFYFSVDHSAMTNNFPWRCIGRPDYFTSPVWKAYQMFNTITTPLLPIGLILLLNVLTISHIIAANRVRRGLRSSNDNKKDSEVENRRKSMILLFALSANFILLWIPFIVSTMFWQTHNYRYTDRYLNSPSFIVQEFGFMLQFLCTCTNTCIYTLSQRKFREEMKKGVKHLVTFNGRLCRSR, encoded by the exons ATGACACATCAATCTGCCCGGataccgaccctcgatccgcccgtctccagagccatgagatctCGGCCTTCCAAAGGCGAGCTGAGCTCTCAGACCGAGCCCGAGGCGTGCCGAATAACGGCCAGCCGTGAAACTCCAAGAGCGCGTCCCATTCCAGCAAAGAGCCGTtctcagtgtgtaactccag TTAATTTGATGGCTATTGTGATCCTTTGTCGTGAAAAATGCGGACTCTGCAAATGCATCACCCGTTACCTGGTGGCGATGGCATCAGCTGATTTACTGGGTGTTATCATTGGTGTTATATTGGAGCGGATCAATCATATTTATGTTTTTGCGAGATTTTTGTTCATCAGTCCGATTTGTGCTACGTCACTTGTCTTTCGGCTCGCAGCTATGGACTGTTCTGTATGGCTGACAGTGGCTTTCACATTTGATCGATGTATTGCTATTTGTAGCCAAAAGCTGCGGGAACGATTTTGCGCCGAGAGGACGGCGACGACGGTGGTGGTGATTGTGGGCGTAGGGAGTTGTCTAAGGTGTTCACCATTTTACTTTTCAGTAGACCATTCAGCGATGACTAATAACTTTCCATGGCGATGCATTGGCAGACCAGATTACTTTACTTCACCAGTGTGGAAAGCCTACCAGATGTTTAATACGATCACTACACCTTTATTGCCAATTGGTTTAATTCTATTGTTGAATGTATTAACAATCAGTCATATTATTGCGGCAAACAGAGTCCGCCGAGGACTCCGAAGCAGCAATGACAATAAGAAGGATTCAGAGGTAGAGAACCGGCGAAAGTCAATGATTTTGCTGTTCGCTCTATCAGCtaatttcattttattgtggATTCCCTTTATAGTCTCTACTATGTTTTGGCAAACTCATAATTACCGTTATACAGACAGATATCTTAATTCTCCGTCGTTTATCGTGCAAGAGTTTGGGTTCATGTTGCAATTTCTCTGCACCTGCACCAACACATGTATCTACACACTGTCCCAGAGGAAATTCAGGGAAGAGATGAAGAAAGGAGTGAAACATCTGGTCACATTTAATGGCCGACTTTGTAGAAGTAGATAA